The region tatgtgacaaAAAGCAGGGTTAACAATTGTGAGTGATGGGATTAACAGATGATAGTCCAATTTAAACTGTGTGTGATTTTAGTCCACAGACTTGCAGAATACATGAAGTCTTTCTTTATTGTGCTGATGGCCATAATAACTTTCCTGGTAAGCATTGCACGCACCAATgtattgattaaaaaataattaattgataAAACTGTTCTTGAGTGCAAATCAATGTTTGATCAAAAGCAAATGAGACAGCTGGCAATTAAGAAAACTGACTACAAATAATTGGATTTCAAGAAGCAAAAAAGGTCTAAATTCCAGACCTATATTCTATGACCAGATAGACGGGAAAATAACCACAGCTATACCTGGGTGGAGTAAGATTAGCTACAGCTCAGAATGTATACAGCCCCAACTGGTTTCACGGAcggtaaatgtttttatttatatccaAAGTGCTGATTAGTGAAACTGGTCCTGCCACTTCTGTCATACTTTCAAATCTCATGTTTTACATCAAGGTTTCCATGTGAAATCAATGAAGCCTAGATTTGTTTTCACAtggctcaaaatggcttctgtagcgtagtggttaaggtaaatgactgggacactcaagatcggtggttctaatcctggtgtagccacaaataCGATccgcaaggccctcaaccctgcattgctccaggggataattgtctcctgcttagtctaaccaactgtacatcgctctggataagagcgtctgccaaatgccaaaatgtaatataatggcaTAACAAAATATCCGAAAGATGTGGGAGCCCGACAAGTTCCCGAGTGGAAAAACTCACCCATTGTCAATGCCTGCAGAGTTAACTCACGGAGCCTAActcttgaaaaaatatatttttattttcacgaCATCGTTTGGGAAGATCCTAACCTAAAGAATCCCACAACCTACCAATGCTGCTGACAGGAGACAGACTCAAAGACCTAGCTTTTAGAAGATGTTTCTGGACCCAAGCTTATGGTCTCCTCATTACAGAACGTACATGCATTGTAATGAAAAGAGCTCTAGAAAAGAGTGATGTAAACTGGTATAACATTGGATTGTATAACTTGGATTTTCTTGTTCCTCCATAATTCAATTTTCACCCATCTCTATATGATGATAATAGGGCATCATTTGGATGAAGAAAGACACACAATCAAAAAGATTGTTCCCTGTTCCTGCCTCACATCACAACAACACTAAATCTGATGACCTGCACatccctctcacccctctcacccctctaACAACCAAGCCTGTGGCTCATATTGGTATGGCCCCACATGAGGTGCACCAGATCCAAGATTTGCTCCACTGGCCTGGTCCAGACAAAGAAATTAAAGATTTCCTCCAAAGCACCACTCCGTCCAACACATATTTCCACATTCCCGGGCTGGGGAAGAGCTACAAGGTAGGGGATGAGCTACATGTCACTGTGGTGGCGAGGGATTTCCACCAGAAGCCCAAGCAATATGGAGATGACTACTTCCAGGCCAAACTTTTCTCATCCAAACTGAAGGTAGTCTTTATTTAATCAATTATTTTCCAGTTCATGTGGTTACACTGTTCTCTAACTTTCTCAGTTTTCTATGTGTCTATGTTTCTATGTTCTCATTTCTGTACCTTTATTCTTGCAGAAAGAATGGCAGGCAAACACCttcactgaaatgcatttttattgcatGATGTGGTCTAAAGaccattttctctttttttggtcCAGGCGAGTGTGTTTGGGGAGGTTACAGATCTGGAGAATGGGTCCTACTCAGTGCACTTTCTCCTGCCCTGGTCTGGGGAGGCTCGGGTAGCTGTACGCCTGATCCACTCTAGCGAGGCTGTGCAGGTCCTGAAACAACTCCGGAAGTATCAATCGGACCGCGTCTACTTCAAGGGCCTGTTCGTGGGAACAGGTCTCAATGGGGAAAAGCTTAAAGAGACGATGGAGTGCAATTCAAAGTGGGATGGGGCTGGTCTGGAAcgtatgcagaagagtaacTGCTGTGAGTATCCAGACCCAAAAACAGAAGAGGTGTGGCTGTGCAAGAGGCCCAAATATCTGCCCTGTGATGCCCTGGTCTACCATGTGGTTGGGGGCTACAGGGCGAAGCTTGGTagtctgcaaaacaaacttctGGGCAGGTAAGAAAAAGTGGAGGGTTGAGAGTATCTTATAAAATAGTCGAAATAAGGAGGAATTTTGTTGATTGTGAATTTTGTCTAATTGtgaatatatatagatatttaaTTATTGTGCACTTTCCCTTCCACAGGAAATATACCAATCAATGGATCAAATGGAAGaacaacaaaattataattaatcCCTCCAATACAACTGTTGGTATGTATGCATTGTCATAGATTCATCTTTTGATATTGCATTGAATATGAGCACCTGTTTCAGCCCTGATGAGCATTGCCTAATTGAATATTGCCATttcaatgtaattaatttgaGCATTGCTATTGCTGTACTAACACGTATAGCTAGAGTAGCTTGCTTCAGAATTGAAGGTTTATTCTTCCCTGGGTCTGTTTCAGGTGCGACAGAGAGATGCAGACCTGGGCTGCAAATCCCCGTCCCAGCTGGGTTCTACATGAGGGACGTGTGGACCTCTCTGGTCTGCACCACCGGCCATTTTAATGCTCCCAAAATAACCCAGTGCCTCAAGGACAGAGAGCTCTTCATGATGGGAGACTCCACCATGAGGCAGTGGTACCATTACCTGGGAAGTTCTGTGCCCAGTAAGACATCTACCTTCCTGCTACTTTCTAGAATTTTGAATCATATATGCATATGCCTGTATGTAATTGAAGCGAACAGGCATATGCGTGTAAGCCATTTATATGACCATCATGAATTCAGTTGAACCGTATGTAAAATAGGCTGGTACGGGTGCAAACTTTTAGGTAATGTTTTGTAAACAAACTTATGACCTGACTCTAATTTTGTAGCTGACTGTATGTTTATACATACAATAAAAGGGCAtatctttgttgttgttcagcTTTAGTCCCTTGGAGGGACCAAGATCCGCCAAGGAGGCAACACCACAGGGTGTTCACACAGCACACCATCTATATGAATGCAGTTACTAAATTCATCAAATGAACAATGCCACACTACCTCAAAATCACAAGAGCGCAATCATAATTAGTCAATAAGGGGACACCAGGTGTGAGCATGCATACACGATCCATACAAACATTTTCAGACTGTGAGTGCTTTAGAGCAGTTGTGGAGatattattctttaaaaaatcattTCTAAAATGTGGTAGGGTAGACTTGTTACAGGGCAGGTCATCTAAGTCACCAGTGTTCCTAACAATACTAGCTTTACTGGTTCTTACTTTACTATTAAAGATATGTGCAAATTCCTTATACTTTGAGGCAGAAGCTTGGCTGAGAATGTCACAGACTGGTTTAGGATTAGACTATTTGAAACAGTACAGTGGAGTTGGGTCTCTGCAATGATCTTTGAAAGTGGGCTCTTCTTTCAGTGCATACACCATTATTAGTTAGCTCATAGATCGTGTCTTTTTATCCATGGTGTCACTTTATCACAGAGCTTCTTTTTAAACTTGACTGGGGTGACTTTGTTCAACATGTTACTTAAATTGCTATTAAGGGCATCAACCACTTAATTTATCAAGCAGTTTcggatttcacaagctccgaAGACGTTTGTTCTGCTGTAGCATCTAATTTTTGCTTttgaattgctttttttttttgttactagTAGAATTTAGCAGAACATCCAAGTACACACAGTAATGGCCAGGAACATTGCTGATGCATAATCCTTGTGAAAGTCATGTTGAACTCATTCTAAGCTGCCTAATAGAGTCCTTGGAGTCAGCACTATTATTAATGTGAATATTGATGTCCCCTTTTAAAATGATCATCCTATACAAGCATCAATCTCACTGTAACAAGTCATAAGTAGTAATCAAGTCTAATCTACTGACTTTTCCTTTCTCCACAGGCATGAAATACATCAACCTTCACTCCGCTGAACAGGCAGGTCCTCTCTTGGCGGTGGATGTGGAAAATAACATAGTCTTGCATTGGAGGGCTCATGGCACACCACTGCGCTCTAAAGCGGCCCCATTTGCTGACTTGCACTACATCAGCAATGAGATTGACAGTATAGCAGGCGGGTCCCGCAAGGTCATCATCTTCAACATTTGGGCGCACTTCACAACTTACCCGCTTGAGTATTACATCCGTCGAGTGGCAAGGATTCGGCAAGCTGTTATTGCACTGCTGAAGCGGGCACCAGATACGATTGTCGTAATCAAGTCTGCCAACACCACAAAACTCAAGGTATTGAGCAAAAATGATTGTATGTTTGGTCATCTGTAGTGCCGTTTGTTGAGCTGAGTTGAACACCACCAAACTCAAGGTATTGAGCAAAAATGATTGTATGTTTGGTCTTCTGTAGTGCCATTTGTTGAGCCGAGTTGAAATCGTCCCTTTATAAACCATTGGTCTCAATTAAGATGCTGCAGAATTCCACCAGCTGGTGTGTGTTATTACGTAAACTAGTCATTCAATTCAAATGTGTTTGGCAAACATAAAATAACTCCATCATGCCTCAACCAACCCAACAAATTAGGAGGATTAAAATCAGTATTAAAAATGTCCCTTACCAAGGGCACTTTAAAAAGACTTAAGGTCTCCCTCACAGAGACATAGGAATGTGCCCTGTTTCAGAGTCTTTTTGAAGGTTCCCAGAAAaggtacatttttcattttcatttttatggtaGCTCTGTTTCCCTCACCTGTATTGTCATTTTCTGTTCATTacacaatgtttaaaatgtgaattggTGATGTCCCGAGTAGCATTTGATTAatatctctcttctctttcgGCAGAATGTGTACAGCTCTGACTGGTTTTCAATACAGTTGGACATAATATTGAGAAACGCCTTCCAGGGGATTCATGTAGCATTCATAGACGTCTGGCAAATGACATCCTGCCACTACAGTAAAGAAAGTATCCATCCCAACCCAACTGTCATTGGGAATGAGATCAACCTATTGTTGTCATTCATCTGTCCTGTCTGAATGACCATTTCTCCTTAACCCCACTTGTTCTGTCTCACAGTATAGTATacaattcaacacaaaaataagtTAAGGAAGAGATAATCATTGGCAAAGCCGAAAAAATATCACTGTCACATTCAagagagaatatttgattgaatcctcagcagcctgcccagtggtacatgtagtttgtagaccaccatagttacagtactcatagcaggtattaatgcattgtgtgttggaagccttgtcagtgcataggtcaaagTAATGTTcttggtgcttctgtgaatttcctgtctttcctGTCcggggtgtgtcaaagtgtccctgagtgagacacctaacccccaaatgctcctgatgagctggttggagccttgcatggcagcctaatCGCcggtggtgtgtgaatgtgtgtatgaatgggtgaatgagaagcatcaattctacagcactttggacaaaggtgctatatacatgccaaccgtttaccattaaaagcatccacacaaacacacacacacagtagtctacacaacaacacacatttgcacaatcAAATTATTTCTCTCTTGAGAATAATTaattctctctcaccctttatCTTATCTATATCTTATCCTTTATACACACTCTTAACAACATACAGATCTGCCcttcagaaatgcacacacatatacacaaacacacataaacaataaAGGACATAAATAATATAGACATGGTGCGTTATGGCCAGCTGCACATGAACAGGCAATACAATAAAACACTGTTGCATTACTTTATAATCCATGCACCAAcagaacatttgaaaatgaaaga is a window of Conger conger chromosome 1, fConCon1.1, whole genome shotgun sequence DNA encoding:
- the LOC133135551 gene encoding NXPE family member 3-like, which translates into the protein MKKDTQSKRLFPVPASHHNNTKSDDLHIPLTPLTPLTTKPVAHIGMAPHEVHQIQDLLHWPGPDKEIKDFLQSTTPSNTYFHIPGLGKSYKVGDELHVTVVARDFHQKPKQYGDDYFQAKLFSSKLKASVFGEVTDLENGSYSVHFLLPWSGEARVAVRLIHSSEAVQVLKQLRKYQSDRVYFKGLFVGTGLNGEKLKETMECNSKWDGAGLERMQKSNCCEYPDPKTEEVWLCKRPKYLPCDALVYHVVGGYRAKLGSLQNKLLGSIAIAVLTRIARVACFRIEGLFFPGSVSGATERCRPGLQIPVPAGFYMRDVWTSLVCTTGHFNAPKITQCLKDRELFMMGDSTMRQWYHYLGSSVPSMKYINLHSAEQAGPLLAVDVENNIVLHWRAHGTPLRSKAAPFADLHYISNEIDSIAGGSRKVIIFNIWAHFTTYPLEYYIRRVARIRQAVIALLKRAPDTIVVIKSANTTKLKNVYSSDWFSIQLDIILRNAFQGIHVAFIDVWQMTSCHYSKESIHPNPTVIGNEINLLLSFICPNTKAIMERPATCAGIDVGDSPLEAVVAAQQAALGRQEQAATIEQQTLVFQRQDEILARLGALSDPVQDALATIEPPGNLGSLISTAIRIDNRVLEQTDIGSDLDKEEARGFPSPKVRTPDEEEHEGSLEWDSVCDWNLPIDEVETARLVVDHVFRLHSVPQDVVSDRGPQFASRFWGAFCSLLGASLSLSSGFHPETNGQTERTNQTLENTLRCLAAANPTSWSRQLMWAEYAHYTLQNASTGLSTFEVSSATVPGTGVRGRSALC